In Microbacterium sp. 1.5R, the following are encoded in one genomic region:
- a CDS encoding iron-siderophore ABC transporter substrate-binding protein — translation MRTSRLIAAGVAAALAVGLTACATSSTDSNSDSAGGNPADDGAFPVTIEHVFGETTIEEKPERVATIAWANHEVPLALGIVPVGMSKATWGDDDDNGILPWVEDKLDELGGEEPVLFDESDGIDYEAVADTQPDVILAAYSGLTQEEYDQLSKIAPVVAYPEVAWGTPVDDMIEMNSKALGLEEEGDALIEELHADAEAALEENSALKDKKVLFAYVDPSDLSQVGYYTAIDTRPGYLHDDLGLPLPSIVEENADSKEFYLSVSSEEADTFDDVDVFVTYGDDSLIATMQADPLLSKIPAIAAGNIVILPDSTPIAASANPSPLSIQWGLSDYLGLLAAPLAAK, via the coding sequence GTGCGCACCTCTCGTCTCATCGCCGCCGGTGTCGCCGCGGCTCTGGCCGTCGGCCTCACGGCCTGCGCGACGTCGTCGACCGACTCGAACTCCGACTCCGCCGGCGGCAACCCCGCCGATGACGGTGCCTTCCCCGTCACGATCGAGCACGTGTTCGGCGAGACCACGATCGAGGAGAAGCCCGAGCGCGTCGCGACGATCGCATGGGCGAACCACGAGGTTCCCCTCGCTCTCGGCATCGTCCCGGTCGGCATGAGCAAGGCCACGTGGGGCGACGACGACGACAACGGCATCCTGCCCTGGGTCGAGGACAAGCTCGACGAGCTCGGCGGCGAAGAGCCCGTGCTGTTCGACGAGTCCGACGGCATCGACTACGAGGCCGTCGCCGACACGCAGCCCGACGTCATCCTCGCGGCGTACTCGGGTCTGACGCAGGAGGAGTACGACCAGCTCTCGAAGATCGCTCCGGTCGTCGCCTACCCCGAGGTCGCCTGGGGCACCCCGGTCGACGACATGATCGAGATGAACTCGAAGGCGCTCGGCCTCGAGGAGGAGGGCGACGCCCTCATCGAAGAGCTGCACGCCGACGCCGAGGCCGCCCTCGAGGAGAACAGCGCCCTCAAGGACAAGAAGGTGCTGTTCGCGTACGTCGACCCGAGCGACCTGAGCCAGGTCGGCTACTACACCGCGATCGACACGCGCCCCGGCTACCTGCACGACGACCTGGGTCTCCCGCTTCCGTCGATCGTCGAGGAGAACGCAGACAGCAAGGAGTTCTACCTCTCGGTGAGCTCCGAAGAGGCTGACACCTTCGACGACGTCGATGTCTTCGTGACCTACGGCGACGACTCGCTCATCGCCACCATGCAGGCCGACCCGCTGCTGTCGAAGATCCCCGCGATCGCCGCCGGCAACATCGTGATCCTGCCCGACTCCACCCCCATCGCGGCGTCGGCGAACCCGTCGCCGCTGTCGATCCAGTGGGGCCTGTCCGACTACCTCGGCCTGCTGGCAGCACCGCTCGCCGCGAAGTGA
- a CDS encoding FecCD family ABC transporter permease, with the protein MTAVTVPLPGVADLRRPAWARTLWLLVGLGVLFVLCILSICFGVRSVSIDDIFAALAGQDDTLAQAAIIKRLPRTVLAILVGAALALSGATMQAVTRNPIADPGILGVSNGASLAVVFGLAFLGLTDAYSQMALAIIGAALAAAFVYTVGSLGRGGATPLKLALAGAATSAAFASLISAVMLPRVDLLQAFQSWQIGGVGGAEWPRIAITAPVLALGALICFASARGMNSLALGDDMAKGLGEHVFRTRLMSAVGAVILAGAATAIAGPIGFVGLVIPHVCRMLIGTDHRWLLPFSAMAGAALLLASDIVGRVIAPTSEEIQVGIITAIIGAPFFIWIVRRQKVREL; encoded by the coding sequence GTGACCGCTGTCACCGTTCCCCTGCCGGGCGTCGCAGATCTGCGACGCCCGGCATGGGCGCGCACGCTCTGGCTGCTCGTCGGCCTGGGAGTGCTGTTCGTGCTCTGCATCCTGTCGATCTGCTTCGGCGTGCGCTCCGTGAGCATCGACGACATCTTCGCCGCCCTCGCCGGGCAGGATGACACCCTCGCCCAGGCGGCGATCATCAAGCGCCTTCCGCGCACGGTGCTCGCGATCCTCGTCGGTGCAGCGCTCGCACTCTCCGGCGCGACGATGCAGGCGGTCACCCGCAACCCGATCGCCGACCCCGGCATCCTCGGCGTCTCGAACGGCGCTTCGCTCGCCGTCGTCTTCGGCCTCGCCTTCCTCGGTCTCACCGACGCTTACAGCCAGATGGCGCTCGCGATCATCGGCGCCGCCCTGGCCGCGGCGTTCGTCTACACCGTCGGCTCGCTCGGACGCGGCGGTGCCACGCCCCTCAAGCTCGCGCTCGCCGGTGCCGCCACCTCGGCCGCCTTCGCCTCGCTCATCAGCGCCGTCATGCTGCCGCGCGTCGACCTGCTGCAGGCGTTCCAGTCGTGGCAGATCGGCGGAGTGGGCGGTGCCGAGTGGCCGCGCATCGCGATCACCGCCCCGGTGCTCGCGCTCGGCGCATTGATCTGCTTCGCCAGCGCCCGGGGCATGAACTCCCTCGCTCTCGGCGACGACATGGCGAAGGGGCTCGGCGAGCACGTCTTCCGCACGCGCCTCATGTCGGCGGTCGGCGCCGTGATCCTCGCCGGAGCAGCCACAGCGATCGCCGGGCCCATCGGATTCGTCGGTCTCGTGATCCCGCATGTCTGCCGAATGCTGATCGGCACCGACCACCGCTGGCTGCTGCCGTTCTCGGCCATGGCCGGCGCCGCCCTGCTGCTCGCGAGTGACATCGTCGGCCGCGTCATCGCGCCGACCTCGGAGGAGATCCAGGTCGGCATCATCACCGCCATCATCGGCGCCCCGTTCTTCATCTGGATCGTCCGTCGTCAGAAGGTGCGTGAACTGTGA
- a CDS encoding FecCD family ABC transporter permease, protein MSTIDRAAAHTPAASDRTRDEVAALVAGRRSRHRRHATATIVLGALLLVLFAVALMIGNTFYPLDEVIRVILGETVPGASFTVGELRLPRAVLAILAGFAFGIAGVSFQTLLRNPLASPDIIGISNGAGAAAVFGIIVLSLNGPIVSLLALGGAIVTAGVIYLLSIKNGFAGTRLILIGIGVAAMLQSIISYMLSRAANWDIQTAMQWLTGSLNNASWERVMPLAIAAVIIVPLLLLQGRALGAMQLGDDSASGLGVRVNTTRLLFILGAVALLAFATAATGPIAFVAFMAGPIAARITGPGANLLVPSAFIGAVLVLGGDLIGQFAFGERYPVGVITGVLGAPYLIYLLIRTNRSGGSL, encoded by the coding sequence GTGAGCACCATCGACCGGGCTGCCGCCCACACCCCCGCAGCATCCGACCGCACCCGCGACGAGGTCGCCGCGCTCGTCGCGGGCCGCCGTTCGCGCCACCGCCGCCACGCCACGGCCACGATCGTGCTCGGTGCGCTGCTGCTCGTGCTGTTCGCCGTGGCGCTCATGATCGGCAACACGTTCTATCCGCTCGACGAGGTGATCCGCGTGATCCTCGGCGAGACCGTGCCGGGGGCGTCGTTCACCGTCGGCGAGCTGCGCCTGCCCCGCGCGGTGCTCGCGATCCTCGCGGGTTTCGCGTTCGGCATCGCCGGCGTCTCGTTCCAGACGCTGCTGCGCAACCCGCTCGCCTCGCCCGACATCATCGGCATCTCGAACGGCGCCGGCGCCGCAGCGGTGTTCGGCATCATCGTGCTGTCGCTCAACGGGCCGATCGTCTCGCTGCTCGCGCTCGGCGGTGCGATCGTCACAGCAGGAGTCATCTACCTGCTGTCGATCAAGAACGGCTTCGCGGGCACTCGACTGATCCTGATCGGCATCGGTGTCGCGGCGATGCTGCAGAGCATCATCTCGTACATGCTGTCGAGGGCGGCGAACTGGGACATCCAGACCGCGATGCAGTGGCTCACCGGAAGCCTGAACAACGCCTCGTGGGAACGCGTGATGCCGCTCGCGATCGCCGCCGTCATCATCGTGCCGCTGCTGCTCCTGCAGGGCAGGGCGCTCGGGGCGATGCAGCTCGGCGACGATTCGGCATCCGGTCTCGGGGTGCGGGTCAACACGACTCGTCTGCTCTTCATCCTCGGCGCCGTCGCCCTGCTGGCGTTCGCCACCGCCGCGACCGGCCCCATCGCGTTCGTGGCGTTCATGGCGGGTCCGATCGCGGCCCGCATCACGGGGCCGGGAGCGAACCTGCTCGTCCCCAGCGCATTCATCGGAGCCGTGCTCGTGCTCGGAGGCGACCTGATCGGTCAGTTCGCGTTCGGCGAGCGCTACCCGGTCGGCGTGATCACCGGCGTGCTCGGCGCTCCGTACCTCATCTACCTGCTCATCCGCACGAACCGCTCGGGAGGCTCCCTATGA
- a CDS encoding ABC transporter ATP-binding protein: protein MTEAHTLTAESVTLAYGDRTIIDGLDLAIAPGKITTIVGANGCGKSTLLRSLARLLSPTAGQVVLDGKSVHARPTKEVARILGLLPQSPVAPEGIAVADLVGRGRHPHQKMLARWSAHDYEVVADALAATGTTELADRSVDELSGGQRQRVWIAMALAQETDILLLDEPTTFLDVAHQVEVLDLLTDLSVSRGTTIVMVLHDLNLAARYSDELVAMKEGRVHATGAPQDVVTAQLVEEVFDLANQITIDPVSGKPMVTPIGRHHVR from the coding sequence ATGACCGAGGCGCACACTCTGACGGCGGAGTCCGTCACTCTCGCCTACGGCGACCGGACGATCATCGACGGCCTCGACCTCGCGATCGCGCCGGGCAAGATCACCACGATCGTCGGCGCGAACGGATGCGGCAAGTCGACCCTGCTGCGTTCGCTCGCGCGTCTGCTCTCGCCGACGGCGGGTCAGGTCGTGCTCGACGGCAAGTCGGTGCACGCGCGCCCCACCAAGGAGGTCGCGCGCATCCTCGGCCTCCTGCCGCAGTCGCCCGTCGCGCCCGAGGGCATCGCCGTCGCGGATCTCGTCGGCCGCGGTCGGCATCCGCATCAGAAGATGCTGGCTCGCTGGAGCGCTCACGACTACGAGGTCGTCGCGGATGCTCTGGCCGCCACCGGCACCACGGAACTCGCCGACCGCAGCGTCGACGAGCTCTCGGGCGGCCAGCGTCAGCGCGTGTGGATCGCCATGGCGCTCGCGCAGGAGACCGACATCCTGCTGCTCGACGAGCCGACCACGTTCCTCGACGTCGCTCACCAGGTCGAGGTCCTCGATCTGCTCACCGACCTCAGCGTCTCGCGCGGCACCACGATCGTGATGGTGCTGCATGACCTCAACCTCGCCGCGAGGTATTCCGACGAGCTCGTCGCGATGAAGGAGGGCAGGGTGCACGCCACCGGCGCTCCGCAGGATGTCGTGACCGCCCAGCTCGTCGAAGAGGTCTTCGACCTCGCGAACCAGATCACCATCGACCCGGTCTCCGGGAAGCCGATGGTCACCCCGATCGGAAGGCATCATGTCCGCTGA
- a CDS encoding siderophore-interacting protein, with product MSAETTTERPTYVLARAEVRGVERVSPNFVRITFGGDDLLEFGTPGDVFDSRIKIVFPPASGILPDLDRETDDWWGSFLAVPEEDRGSMRTYSVRDLRVTDAGTELDVDFVLHLAPGLTGPASRWADAAAVGKELFIVGPRRGVAAAAHGGAEYEPGTATSVVLAGDETAAPAIARILEDAPSDLRGCAFIEVPSPADVLRIDAPAGVEMHWLPRDAGEPHGVRLIPAVLEYLGDADAADEIDVKDIDTEALLWETPDYSGLGEEIAEADAPAERYFWIAGESGVVTTLRRHLVKDLGIDRSQVAFMGYWRRGVAMRG from the coding sequence ATGTCCGCTGAGACCACGACCGAACGCCCCACCTACGTGCTCGCTCGCGCCGAGGTGCGCGGAGTCGAACGGGTGTCGCCGAACTTCGTGCGGATCACGTTCGGCGGCGACGACCTTCTCGAGTTCGGCACGCCGGGTGACGTCTTCGACTCCCGGATCAAGATCGTGTTCCCGCCGGCATCCGGCATCCTCCCCGATCTCGATCGCGAGACCGACGACTGGTGGGGTTCCTTCCTCGCCGTCCCCGAGGAGGACCGCGGATCCATGCGCACCTACTCGGTGCGTGACCTGCGGGTGACAGATGCGGGCACCGAGCTCGATGTCGATTTCGTGCTGCACCTGGCGCCCGGACTCACGGGCCCGGCGTCGCGCTGGGCCGATGCGGCGGCGGTCGGCAAGGAGCTCTTCATCGTCGGACCGCGTCGAGGCGTCGCCGCGGCCGCACACGGCGGCGCCGAGTACGAGCCGGGCACCGCGACGTCGGTCGTCCTCGCCGGTGACGAGACGGCGGCTCCTGCGATCGCGCGCATCCTCGAAGACGCCCCCAGCGACCTTCGAGGCTGCGCCTTCATCGAGGTGCCGTCCCCGGCCGACGTCCTGCGCATCGACGCGCCTGCCGGGGTCGAGATGCACTGGCTGCCTCGCGATGCGGGTGAGCCCCACGGTGTGCGGCTGATTCCCGCCGTGCTGGAGTACCTCGGAGATGCGGATGCCGCCGACGAGATCGACGTGAAGGACATCGACACGGAGGCCCTGCTCTGGGAGACCCCCGACTACTCGGGTCTCGGCGAGGAGATCGCGGAGGCGGATGCTCCCGCCGAGCGCTACTTCTGGATCGCCGGCGAGAGCGGCGTCGTCACGACGCTGCGGCGCCACCTGGTCAAGGATCTCGGCATCGACCGCTCGCAGGTCGCCTTCATGGGCTACTGGCGTCGCGGCGTCGCCATGCGCGGCTGA
- a CDS encoding alpha/beta fold hydrolase has product MTQHTLELPDVDLVYDVHGPLPTKDGRPPLMMIGQPMDASGFQAQVKLFGDRTVVTYDPRGLGRSVRKDGGVTNEPDVQAEDVHAIIEALGAGPVDMFASSGGAVSALALVTAHPQDVVTLVAHEPPIDSVLPDAEAVHRARIAYTRAYQERGWGAGMAAFVAMTSWEGEVTEEFLAQPAPDPAAFGMPTEDDGSRDDPLLSELSWAVPLYEPDLEALKASPTRIVVAVGEESLKGYTGRTALALAEKLGQQATVFPSHHGGFMGGEFGYAGQPEAFAATLREVLDRS; this is encoded by the coding sequence ATGACGCAGCACACCCTCGAGCTCCCGGACGTCGACCTCGTCTACGACGTGCATGGGCCACTCCCGACGAAGGATGGCCGCCCTCCGTTGATGATGATCGGCCAGCCGATGGATGCGAGCGGCTTCCAGGCGCAGGTGAAGCTGTTCGGCGATCGCACCGTCGTGACCTACGACCCACGAGGGTTGGGCCGCAGCGTGCGCAAGGACGGCGGAGTCACGAACGAGCCCGATGTCCAGGCCGAGGATGTCCACGCGATCATCGAGGCGCTCGGTGCAGGCCCTGTCGACATGTTCGCGAGCAGCGGTGGAGCCGTGAGCGCACTCGCTCTGGTCACTGCGCACCCTCAGGACGTGGTGACTCTGGTCGCCCACGAGCCGCCGATCGACAGCGTGCTGCCTGATGCCGAAGCGGTGCATCGAGCGCGAATCGCCTATACCCGGGCATATCAGGAGCGAGGATGGGGTGCCGGAATGGCGGCGTTCGTCGCGATGACGTCGTGGGAGGGCGAGGTCACCGAGGAGTTCCTCGCCCAACCGGCCCCCGACCCCGCGGCATTCGGGATGCCGACGGAGGACGACGGCTCGCGGGATGATCCACTGCTGTCCGAACTCTCGTGGGCGGTGCCGCTCTACGAGCCGGATCTCGAAGCGCTGAAGGCATCCCCGACTCGGATCGTCGTCGCTGTCGGGGAGGAGTCGCTGAAGGGCTACACCGGCCGCACCGCGCTCGCCCTGGCCGAGAAGCTCGGACAGCAGGCGACGGTCTTCCCCAGTCACCACGGCGGCTTCATGGGTGGCGAGTTCGGCTATGCCGGGCAGCCCGAGGCCTTCGCCGCCACGCTCCGCGAAGTGCTCGACCGGTCGTAA
- a CDS encoding LacI family DNA-binding transcriptional regulator: MSDVSAKRKPTIRQIAAQAGVSRSTVSRVINGGHWVSPDARQAVEEAILATGYTANHHARSLATGRAGSLAFLLTEPQQLLFDDPTFALLLRGAAEALAQRAMTLVLLVAGTPAERESVAQFLSAGHVDGVMLISSHESDPLLDQLIEVGIPTVCCGVPLGHERELSTISVDEIASARTMAAHLVTQGHRRIGMIAGPDDTPGGRYRLVGFREELGDLYDESLVERGDYSYESGLAAMTRMLEHDVDAVFAASDRMAAGAIAAARRAGRRVPEDIAIAGFDDSGLAATHEPPITTMRQPWDQISAKMVSVLLEVIAGASPRSVILDTELVVRATA; encoded by the coding sequence ATGAGTGATGTCAGCGCGAAGCGCAAGCCGACGATCCGCCAGATCGCGGCGCAGGCGGGGGTGTCCCGCAGCACGGTCTCGCGAGTGATCAACGGCGGGCACTGGGTGTCCCCCGACGCCAGGCAGGCCGTCGAAGAGGCGATCCTCGCCACCGGCTACACCGCCAACCACCATGCCCGCAGCCTCGCCACCGGCCGCGCCGGATCGCTCGCCTTCCTTCTGACCGAGCCGCAGCAGCTGCTGTTCGACGATCCGACCTTCGCGCTGCTGCTGCGCGGGGCCGCCGAAGCGCTCGCCCAGCGGGCCATGACCCTCGTGCTGCTCGTCGCCGGGACCCCCGCCGAGCGCGAGAGCGTCGCCCAGTTCCTCAGCGCGGGACACGTCGACGGCGTCATGCTGATCTCGTCGCACGAGTCCGACCCGCTGCTCGATCAGCTGATCGAGGTCGGCATCCCGACTGTGTGCTGCGGCGTGCCGCTCGGGCACGAACGCGAGCTCTCGACGATCTCCGTCGACGAGATCGCCTCCGCCCGCACCATGGCCGCGCACCTCGTGACGCAGGGACACCGCCGCATCGGCATGATCGCCGGCCCCGACGACACCCCCGGTGGTCGCTATCGCCTGGTCGGCTTCCGCGAAGAGCTCGGCGACCTCTACGACGAATCGCTGGTCGAGCGCGGCGACTACTCGTACGAGTCAGGACTCGCCGCCATGACGCGGATGCTCGAGCACGACGTCGACGCGGTGTTCGCGGCATCCGACCGGATGGCGGCCGGAGCCATCGCCGCCGCCCGCCGCGCAGGGCGCCGCGTGCCCGAGGACATCGCGATCGCCGGCTTCGACGACTCAGGCCTCGCCGCGACGCACGAGCCCCCCATCACGACCATGCGCCAGCCGTGGGATCAGATCAGCGCGAAGATGGTCTCCGTGCTGCTCGAGGTCATCGCCGGGGCATCCCCCCGCTCGGTCATCCTCGACACCGAGCTCGTGGTGCGCGCGACCGCGTAG
- a CDS encoding beta-galactosidase: protein MTSPHAWPDLRGIAYGGDYNPEQWSPETWREDVILMREAGVNLVSVGIFSWALIEVSEGEFDFAWLDELLDLLHENDIRVDLGTPTASPPAWFFASNPDAHVIDREGRTMGFGSRGMASHSSPAYREAIVRIADALAVRYAQHPSVVLWHVHNEYGVPVGEDYSQNAVAAFRLWLQEKYGSLDALNSAWGTAFWGQHYSAWEHVGAPAIAPSVVNPAQRLDFARFTDHQLRACFIAERDAIRAHAAQPITTNFMANQSWTTDLWAWGREVDIVSDDHYLWAADEDAHIGLAIAADLSRSVGGGKPWILMEHSTSAVNWQPRNIAKRRGEMKRNSLTHLGRGADGILFFQWRAGRSGAEKFHSAMLPHAGTESRVFREVVDLGAALGRLDEVQGSVVKADVAILWDFESFWAQDLEWRPSEDVTHAAQVRRFYEQLWRDGITVDFALPGQDLSGYRLVVAPAQYLLSTADAANLTAYVNDGGTLLVSFFSAIVDENDAVHAGGFVAPLREALGLTVEEFLPLREGESHGLDWVDHEGIVADVWQEDIALEGAEVVANFSGGPGEGEPAITRNAHGAGTGWYVGTRLDAAGMRALLHEVYADADITPSGVADGLEVITRHGADAVYRIAVNHRDDDVELDASGIELLSGAEVSGALTIAAGGVAVIRTSH from the coding sequence ATGACCTCGCCCCACGCCTGGCCCGACCTGCGCGGAATCGCCTACGGCGGCGACTACAACCCCGAGCAGTGGTCGCCCGAGACGTGGCGCGAAGACGTCATCCTGATGCGCGAGGCCGGGGTGAACCTGGTCAGTGTCGGCATCTTCTCGTGGGCGCTCATCGAGGTCTCCGAGGGCGAGTTCGACTTCGCCTGGCTCGACGAGCTGCTCGACCTCCTGCACGAGAACGACATCAGGGTCGACCTCGGCACCCCGACGGCCTCGCCGCCCGCCTGGTTCTTCGCGAGCAACCCCGACGCGCACGTCATCGACCGCGAGGGCCGCACGATGGGCTTCGGCTCGCGCGGCATGGCCTCGCACTCGTCGCCGGCCTACCGCGAGGCGATCGTGCGGATCGCGGATGCTCTCGCGGTGCGTTACGCACAGCATCCTTCCGTCGTGCTGTGGCACGTGCACAACGAGTACGGCGTTCCCGTCGGCGAGGACTATTCGCAGAACGCGGTCGCCGCCTTCCGGCTCTGGCTCCAGGAGAAGTACGGCTCGCTCGACGCACTGAACAGCGCGTGGGGCACCGCCTTCTGGGGCCAGCACTACTCGGCATGGGAGCACGTCGGCGCCCCGGCCATCGCCCCGAGCGTCGTGAACCCCGCCCAGCGCCTGGACTTCGCGCGCTTCACCGATCACCAGCTGCGCGCGTGCTTCATCGCCGAGCGCGACGCGATCCGCGCGCACGCCGCCCAGCCCATCACGACCAACTTCATGGCGAACCAGAGCTGGACCACGGACCTCTGGGCGTGGGGCCGCGAGGTCGACATCGTCTCGGACGACCACTACCTGTGGGCCGCCGATGAAGACGCTCACATCGGCCTGGCGATCGCCGCCGACCTCAGCCGCTCGGTGGGCGGCGGCAAGCCGTGGATCCTCATGGAGCACTCGACCTCGGCCGTGAACTGGCAGCCGCGCAACATCGCGAAGCGCCGGGGAGAGATGAAGCGCAACTCGCTCACGCACCTCGGTCGCGGGGCCGACGGCATCCTGTTCTTCCAGTGGCGCGCCGGGCGCTCCGGTGCGGAGAAGTTCCACTCGGCGATGCTGCCGCACGCCGGCACCGAGTCGCGGGTCTTCCGCGAGGTCGTCGATCTGGGTGCAGCACTCGGCCGCCTCGACGAGGTGCAGGGCAGCGTCGTGAAGGCCGACGTCGCGATCCTCTGGGACTTCGAATCGTTCTGGGCGCAGGACCTCGAGTGGCGCCCGTCCGAAGACGTCACGCACGCCGCCCAGGTGCGCCGCTTCTACGAGCAGCTCTGGCGTGACGGCATCACGGTCGACTTCGCCCTGCCCGGCCAGGACCTCTCGGGCTACCGCCTGGTCGTCGCTCCGGCGCAGTATCTGCTGAGCACGGCGGATGCCGCCAACCTCACCGCCTACGTCAACGACGGCGGCACCCTGCTCGTGTCGTTCTTCTCGGCGATCGTCGACGAGAACGACGCCGTGCACGCCGGTGGCTTCGTCGCGCCGTTGCGCGAGGCGCTCGGCCTCACGGTCGAGGAGTTCCTGCCGCTGCGCGAGGGCGAGAGCCACGGCCTCGACTGGGTCGACCACGAGGGCATCGTCGCCGACGTCTGGCAGGAGGACATCGCGCTCGAAGGCGCCGAGGTCGTCGCGAACTTCTCGGGCGGACCCGGCGAGGGCGAGCCGGCGATCACCCGCAACGCGCATGGCGCCGGGACCGGCTGGTACGTCGGCACCCGTCTGGATGCCGCGGGCATGCGCGCCCTTCTCCACGAGGTCTACGCGGATGCCGACATCACCCCGTCGGGTGTCGCCGACGGCCTCGAGGTCATCACGCGTCACGGCGCCGACGCGGTCTACCGGATCGCCGTGAACCACCGTGACGACGACGTCGAGCTCGATGCCTCGGGCATCGAGCTCCTCAGCGGCGCCGAGGTCTCGGGCGCCCTGACCATCGCGGCGGGCGGCGTCGCCGTCATCCGCACCTCCCACTGA
- a CDS encoding sugar ABC transporter substrate-binding protein: MRKHIGVGALALAAAVVLAGCSAGAPEGGDDAASGDGAELVIWTDAEREAAITAAAEAFEEETGAKVTLVQKNFEDLRNDFIAQVPTGEGPDITVGAHDWLGALVAAGVVDTIDLGDKASEFEQVALDAMTYDGQLYAMPYSLETIALVQNVDLVGAEAPASWDDMIAKGVAAGTERPFVINTGGETGDGYTMYGLQTSFGAPVFVQDDTGSYTSEVGMGGAPGEAFATWLGANGSNGTGYISTTVDYDINNELFASGKAPYTIQGPWAISAFEGVNVAVNPIPSAGGETAAPFVGVQGFYLSSKSKNALLAQEFLVNYLGTEDAQRALYEADPRIPAWTTLAEEVSSDPITAGFVASAQTGVPMPSIPEMGSVWDLWNAAQAQIINGADPVSTWNTMVADLETTLAG, from the coding sequence ATGCGCAAGCACATCGGAGTCGGCGCACTCGCTCTGGCCGCGGCCGTGGTCCTCGCGGGCTGCTCCGCCGGCGCACCCGAAGGCGGCGACGACGCCGCATCCGGCGACGGCGCGGAACTCGTCATCTGGACGGACGCCGAGCGCGAAGCCGCGATCACCGCCGCCGCAGAGGCGTTCGAGGAGGAGACCGGCGCGAAGGTCACCCTCGTGCAGAAGAACTTCGAGGACCTCCGCAACGACTTCATCGCACAGGTCCCGACCGGAGAGGGCCCCGACATCACGGTCGGCGCCCACGACTGGCTCGGCGCGCTCGTCGCGGCCGGTGTCGTCGACACGATCGACCTGGGCGACAAGGCGTCGGAGTTCGAGCAGGTCGCGCTCGACGCCATGACGTACGACGGTCAGCTGTATGCGATGCCGTACTCGCTCGAGACCATCGCCCTCGTGCAGAACGTCGACCTGGTCGGCGCGGAGGCTCCCGCCAGCTGGGACGACATGATCGCCAAGGGCGTCGCCGCCGGCACCGAGCGCCCGTTCGTCATCAACACGGGTGGCGAGACCGGCGACGGATACACGATGTACGGACTGCAGACCTCGTTCGGCGCCCCCGTCTTCGTGCAGGACGACACCGGCTCGTACACGAGCGAGGTCGGCATGGGCGGCGCGCCCGGCGAGGCGTTCGCCACGTGGCTCGGAGCCAACGGGTCGAACGGCACCGGCTACATCTCGACCACGGTCGACTACGACATCAACAACGAGCTGTTCGCGTCGGGCAAGGCCCCGTACACGATCCAGGGCCCGTGGGCCATCAGCGCGTTCGAGGGCGTCAACGTCGCCGTGAACCCGATCCCATCTGCGGGTGGCGAGACCGCTGCGCCGTTCGTCGGCGTGCAGGGCTTCTACCTCTCCAGCAAGAGCAAGAACGCGCTGCTCGCGCAGGAGTTCCTCGTGAACTACCTCGGCACCGAAGACGCGCAGCGCGCGCTGTACGAGGCCGACCCGCGCATCCCGGCGTGGACCACGCTCGCCGAAGAGGTGTCGTCCGACCCGATCACGGCCGGATTCGTGGCCTCGGCGCAGACCGGCGTCCCGATGCCGTCGATCCCCGAGATGGGCTCCGTCTGGGACCTGTGGAACGCCGCGCAGGCGCAGATCATCAACGGCGCCGACCCGGTGTCGACGTGGAACACCATGGTCGCCGACCTCGAGACGACCCTCGCCGGCTGA